One Pantoea eucalypti genomic region harbors:
- the hofQ gene encoding DNA uptake porin HofQ codes for MVWIATLLLVISCLLPVYAADEEPLSLTFDNAPVERILQALADYQQINLMIAPEVEGSLSLRLDNLPWHQALELVARMAKLTLIEQDNVLLVYPESWQQAQQQARAAEQQAQLQQVPLQQRAVTLRYASASEVHASLLSERQSLMTARGSVTVDKRTNALLLRDTAAALKETERWIRALDLPLEQIELSAHIVTISEEHLQELGVKWGLQAGDAAVTDILHHPRLDIPLALSSPGISVGMALARIGGQLLDLELSALEQENQIEIIASPRLFTSHQQTASIKQGTEIPYEVSAGNSGATSIEFKEAVLGMEVTPTLSGNGRIQLKIRISQNMPGRSIRTGDSNILSIDKQEIETQVTVSDGQTLALGGIFQQQRSRGENKVPLLGNVPLIGGLFRQQSEQRKKRELVIFITPRLVREAALTAG; via the coding sequence ATGGTTTGGATAGCCACTCTGCTGCTGGTCATCAGCTGCCTGCTGCCGGTTTACGCCGCTGATGAGGAACCGCTCAGCCTGACATTTGATAATGCACCGGTAGAGCGTATTTTGCAGGCGCTGGCTGATTATCAGCAGATCAATCTGATGATTGCGCCAGAGGTGGAAGGTTCGTTATCGCTGCGGCTGGATAACCTGCCGTGGCATCAGGCGCTGGAGCTGGTGGCGCGCATGGCAAAGCTGACGCTGATTGAACAGGATAATGTCCTGCTGGTCTATCCGGAAAGCTGGCAACAGGCGCAACAGCAGGCTCGTGCGGCTGAGCAGCAGGCGCAGTTGCAGCAGGTACCTTTGCAGCAGCGCGCGGTCACATTGCGTTATGCCAGCGCCAGCGAGGTGCATGCCAGTCTGCTGAGTGAGCGGCAGTCGCTGATGACGGCGCGCGGCAGCGTGACAGTCGATAAACGGACCAATGCGCTGTTACTGCGCGATACCGCAGCGGCTTTAAAAGAGACAGAACGCTGGATACGGGCGCTGGATCTGCCACTGGAGCAGATTGAGCTCTCAGCGCATATCGTTACCATCAGCGAAGAGCATTTGCAGGAGTTGGGGGTGAAGTGGGGATTGCAGGCGGGTGACGCCGCAGTGACTGACATTCTGCACCATCCCCGTCTGGATATCCCGCTGGCGTTGAGTTCACCCGGCATCAGCGTGGGGATGGCGCTGGCGCGTATAGGCGGCCAGCTTCTGGATCTGGAGTTAAGCGCGCTGGAACAGGAAAACCAGATTGAAATCATCGCCAGTCCGCGCCTTTTTACCTCACATCAGCAGACCGCATCAATTAAACAGGGCACGGAGATTCCTTATGAAGTGTCAGCAGGAAACAGCGGGGCAACCAGTATTGAGTTTAAAGAAGCGGTGCTGGGCATGGAGGTGACACCGACCCTTTCCGGTAATGGCCGCATCCAGCTGAAAATTCGTATCAGCCAGAATATGCCGGGTCGCAGCATCAGAACCGGTGACAGCAACATATTATCCATTGATAAACAGGAAATTGAGACTCAGGTCACGGTCAGTGACGGGCAAACACTGGCGTTAGGGGGTATCTTTCAGCAGCAGCGTAGTCGTGGCGAGAATAAGGTGCCGCTACTGGGAAATGTGCCGCTGATTGGCGGGTTATTTCGCCAGCAATCTGAGCAGCGCAAAAAAAGAGAGCTGGTGATCTTCATTACGCCACGATTGGTCAGGGAAGCAGCGCTTACGGCTGGATAA
- the aroK gene encoding shikimate kinase AroK: MAEKRNIFLVGPMGAGKSTIGRQLAQQLNMEFFDSDQEIERRTGADVGWVFDVEGEAGFRDREEKIINELTEKQGIVLATGGGSVKSRETRNRLSARGVVVYLETTIEKQLARTQRDKKRPLLQVDSPPREVLEALAGERNPLYEEIADVTIRTDDQSAKVVANQIIHMLEKS; this comes from the coding sequence ATGGCAGAGAAACGCAATATCTTTCTGGTTGGGCCGATGGGTGCCGGCAAAAGCACTATTGGCCGTCAGTTGGCTCAGCAACTCAACATGGAGTTCTTCGATTCCGATCAGGAAATTGAGCGACGCACCGGAGCGGATGTGGGCTGGGTTTTTGATGTCGAAGGCGAAGCTGGCTTTCGCGATCGCGAAGAAAAAATCATCAACGAACTGACCGAGAAGCAAGGCATCGTCCTGGCGACAGGCGGGGGTTCCGTCAAATCCCGGGAAACGCGTAATCGGCTCTCCGCTCGCGGTGTTGTGGTTTATCTTGAAACCACCATCGAGAAGCAACTGGCGCGCACCCAACGTGACAAAAAACGTCCGTTGCTGCAGGTGGATTCACCGCCGCGTGAAGTGCTCGAAGCGCTGGCTGGCGAACGTAACCCGCTCTACGAAGAGATCGCCGATGTAACCATTCGCACAGATGATCAGAGTGCGAAAGTGGTGGCGAATCAGATTATCCACATGTTGGAAAAAAGTTGA
- the aroB gene encoding 3-dehydroquinate synthase: MEKITVSLGERSYPITIAAGLFNDPASFWPLRAGENAMVVTNQTLAPLYLDPLTALLKAAGVKVDQVILPDGEQYKTLAVMDQVFTALLQKPHGRDTTLIALGGGVIGDLTGFAAASYQRGVRFIQVPTTLLSQVDSSVGGKTAVNHPLGKNMIGAFYQPASVVIDTACLKTLPARELASGLAEVIKYGIILDGIFFEWLEQNLDALLALDEQALAYCIRRCCELKAEVVSADERENGQRALLNLGHTFGHAIEAHMGYGNWLHGEAIAAGMVMAARTAERLGQFQAQETDRIIALFRRAGLPVHGPQAMSAEMYLPHMMRDKKVLAGELRLILPLSIGRSEVRGGVAHDMVLAAINDCQQP, translated from the coding sequence ATGGAGAAGATCACCGTCTCACTAGGGGAACGCAGTTACCCCATCACTATCGCCGCCGGACTGTTTAACGATCCGGCTTCTTTTTGGCCGCTACGCGCGGGCGAAAACGCCATGGTGGTGACAAACCAGACGCTGGCTCCGCTTTATCTTGACCCGCTTACAGCGCTGCTGAAGGCGGCTGGTGTAAAAGTGGATCAGGTGATCTTACCCGACGGCGAGCAATACAAGACGCTGGCCGTAATGGATCAGGTTTTTACCGCACTTCTGCAAAAGCCGCACGGTCGTGATACGACGCTTATCGCCTTAGGCGGTGGCGTCATTGGCGATCTTACCGGTTTTGCTGCGGCCAGTTATCAGCGTGGCGTACGCTTTATTCAGGTACCGACCACCTTACTGTCGCAGGTTGATTCTTCGGTTGGCGGTAAAACGGCCGTTAACCATCCGCTGGGCAAAAACATGATCGGCGCGTTTTATCAACCCGCGTCGGTGGTGATTGATACGGCCTGTCTGAAGACACTGCCCGCGCGCGAACTGGCGTCGGGTCTGGCGGAAGTCATTAAGTACGGCATCATTCTCGACGGGATATTTTTTGAGTGGCTGGAGCAGAATCTTGATGCTCTGCTGGCGCTGGATGAACAGGCGCTGGCGTACTGCATTCGTCGCTGCTGTGAGCTGAAAGCCGAGGTTGTTTCGGCCGATGAGCGTGAAAACGGTCAGCGGGCGTTGCTTAATCTGGGCCATACTTTTGGTCATGCGATTGAAGCACATATGGGCTATGGCAACTGGCTGCATGGTGAAGCCATTGCGGCAGGCATGGTGATGGCAGCACGAACGGCTGAACGTCTGGGGCAGTTCCAGGCGCAGGAGACCGACCGCATTATTGCGCTGTTCCGCCGTGCCGGTTTACCGGTGCATGGGCCGCAGGCGATGAGTGCGGAGATGTATCTGCCGCACATGATGCGCGATAAAAAAGTTCTGGCGGGCGAACTGCGGCTGATACTCCCGCTGTCGATTGGTCGCTCTGAAGTGCGTGGTGGCGTGGCACATGATATGGTGCTGGCTGCGATTAATGATTGTCAGCAACCCTGA
- a CDS encoding SPOR domain-containing protein, which translates to MDEFKPEDELKPDASDRRPSRPRKPSAAAKVPASRQRIMMGVGILVLLLLVLGIGSALNGPDEKKPATAGTTPAASGGSGSEKNIDLGGSSSMSAGQTPPSGQTTPAADANNASTSGEGASAPQRDVSMPPVASTPTQAAPVDAPANQQRVTLPGDLNSALTNQQQQVDNAAMGTQGGSSLPTAPATVSGNAGTAANPVAAPSRQTPNKSSASARPAHDSSHKTASKPATRDSKTHTTPAHSPASSAPATASTGSSSASKSVPGGSYTLQLSGASKAESLNAWAKQQNLSGYHVYKTTRNGQPWYVLVSGSYATPADAKRAVASLPAEVRAKNPWVKPVSQVKKEASQ; encoded by the coding sequence ATGGATGAGTTTAAACCGGAAGACGAGTTAAAACCTGACGCCAGCGACCGCCGTCCCTCGCGCCCGCGTAAGCCGTCTGCCGCAGCCAAAGTACCGGCGTCGCGCCAGCGCATCATGATGGGTGTCGGGATTCTGGTTCTGCTGTTACTGGTACTGGGTATTGGTTCAGCGCTGAATGGCCCGGATGAGAAAAAGCCAGCGACTGCGGGCACGACTCCTGCCGCCAGTGGCGGTTCCGGTAGCGAGAAGAATATCGATCTGGGCGGCTCCTCTTCCATGTCAGCCGGGCAAACTCCTCCGTCAGGTCAAACCACGCCAGCGGCTGACGCAAATAACGCATCGACCAGCGGTGAGGGTGCCTCTGCTCCTCAGCGTGACGTTTCCATGCCGCCTGTGGCGTCAACGCCTACCCAGGCCGCGCCGGTTGACGCGCCAGCAAATCAGCAGCGCGTCACGCTGCCAGGCGATCTGAACAGCGCGCTGACGAATCAGCAGCAGCAGGTCGATAACGCTGCGATGGGAACGCAGGGTGGCAGTTCACTGCCGACGGCGCCCGCGACGGTCAGCGGTAATGCAGGAACGGCAGCCAATCCTGTCGCCGCACCTTCACGTCAGACGCCCAACAAATCCAGTGCTTCTGCACGTCCGGCGCATGATTCATCGCATAAAACGGCGTCGAAACCTGCAACCCGTGACAGCAAAACGCATACCACGCCAGCGCATTCCCCAGCCAGTTCTGCTCCGGCCACTGCGTCCACCGGCAGCAGTTCAGCCAGCAAATCCGTGCCAGGCGGCAGCTATACGCTGCAGCTGAGCGGTGCATCGAAGGCGGAAAGCCTGAATGCCTGGGCTAAACAACAGAATCTGAGCGGGTATCACGTCTACAAAACCACCCGTAACGGTCAGCCGTGGTATGTGCTGGTGAGTGGATCTTATGCCACACCGGCGGATGCCAAACGCGCTGTCGCGTCGCTGCCTGCGGAAGTACGTGCAAAAAACCCCTGGGTAAAACCCGTTAGCCAGGTGAAGAAAGAAGCCAGCCAATAG
- the dam gene encoding adenine-specific DNA-methyltransferase, which produces MKKNRAFLKWAGGKFPLVEEIHRHLPQGDCLVEPFVGAGSVFLNTEFDRYHLADINSDLINLYNIVKTRTADFIRDAQLLFTPEGNNEICYYQRRTEFNTSTDAYQRALLFLYLNRHCYNGLCRYNLRGEFNVPFGRYRKPYFPEAELLWFAERAQKATFVCESYDVTLTNAGKGSVVYCDPPYAPLSATANFTAYHTNSFSLREQENLAALAAQLASSENRIPVLISNHDTALTRLWYQDAVLHVVKARRSISRSITGRTKVDELLALYR; this is translated from the coding sequence ATGAAAAAAAATCGCGCTTTCCTGAAATGGGCAGGGGGAAAATTTCCCTTAGTAGAAGAGATCCATCGTCACCTGCCGCAAGGCGACTGTCTGGTCGAGCCCTTTGTGGGTGCAGGCTCAGTGTTTCTGAACACGGAGTTTGATCGCTACCATCTTGCAGATATCAACAGTGACCTGATTAATCTCTACAACATTGTTAAAACGCGCACGGCGGATTTCATTCGTGACGCGCAGCTGCTGTTTACGCCGGAAGGTAACAACGAGATCTGTTATTACCAGCGGCGCACCGAATTCAACACCAGCACCGACGCCTACCAGCGCGCGCTGCTGTTCCTCTATCTGAACCGTCACTGTTACAACGGCCTCTGTCGCTATAACCTGCGTGGTGAGTTCAACGTGCCGTTTGGCCGCTATCGCAAACCCTACTTTCCGGAAGCAGAACTGTTATGGTTTGCCGAGCGCGCGCAAAAAGCGACGTTTGTCTGTGAATCGTACGATGTTACGCTGACCAATGCTGGCAAGGGCTCTGTGGTCTATTGCGATCCGCCTTATGCCCCGCTGTCGGCAACGGCTAATTTCACGGCTTATCACACCAACAGCTTCAGTCTGCGTGAGCAGGAGAATCTGGCGGCGTTAGCGGCACAGCTCGCTTCGTCGGAGAACCGTATTCCGGTTCTGATTTCTAACCACGACACTGCACTGACGCGTTTGTGGTATCAGGATGCAGTGTTACATGTGGTCAAAGCCCGGCGTTCTATCAGCCGAAGCATAACGGGTCGCACCAAGGTCGACGAACTGCTGGCACTTTATCGCTAG
- the rpe gene encoding ribulose-phosphate 3-epimerase, whose amino-acid sequence MKQYLLAPSILSADFARLGEDTAKALAAGGDVVHFDVMDNHYVPNLTMGPMVLKALRDYGITAPIDVHLMVKPVDALIPEFAKAGATYITFHPEASEHVDRTLQLIKEHGCKAGLVFNPATPLSYLDYVMDKLDIILLMSVNPGFGGQSFIPGTLDKLREARRRIDQSGYNIRLEVDGGVKIDNIREIAAAGADMFVAGSAIFGHPDYKKVIDDMRNELEKANGSFH is encoded by the coding sequence ATGAAACAATATTTGCTGGCCCCTTCAATCCTTTCGGCGGACTTTGCCCGTCTGGGCGAAGACACAGCCAAAGCGCTGGCGGCCGGAGGTGACGTGGTGCACTTCGACGTGATGGATAACCACTACGTCCCTAATCTGACCATGGGTCCGATGGTGCTAAAAGCACTGCGGGACTATGGCATCACCGCTCCCATCGATGTGCATCTGATGGTGAAGCCGGTAGATGCGCTGATCCCTGAGTTCGCCAAAGCCGGCGCCACTTACATCACCTTTCATCCCGAAGCCAGCGAACATGTTGACCGCACCCTGCAATTGATTAAAGAGCATGGCTGTAAAGCAGGTCTGGTGTTTAACCCGGCGACCCCGCTTAGCTATCTGGATTACGTCATGGATAAGCTGGATATCATTCTGCTGATGTCAGTGAACCCTGGTTTTGGCGGTCAGTCATTTATTCCCGGCACCCTGGATAAACTGCGTGAAGCGCGCAGACGTATCGATCAGAGCGGTTACAACATTCGCCTTGAAGTGGATGGCGGCGTGAAGATCGACAATATCCGCGAGATAGCGGCTGCCGGTGCTGACATGTTTGTCGCCGGTTCTGCCATCTTCGGTCATCCTGACTATAAAAAAGTGATCGACGACATGCGCAATGAACTGGAGAAAGCCAATGGCTCATTTCACTGA
- a CDS encoding phosphoglycolate phosphatase, with product MAHFTEIRALAFDLDGTLVDSAPGLADAIDRTLSDLRLPQAGLERVSTWIGNGADIMMARALTFALGREPQPEEQRDARALFDRHYADTVEAGSTLFPQVKQTLEALKASGLPMAIVTNKPTPFVAPLLESLGIADAFSLIIGGDDVPVKKPHPAAIFMVLGTFGVLQNELLFVGDSRNDIQAAQAAGVPNVGMTFGYNYGEPIATSQPDLTLDSFDELLPALGL from the coding sequence ATGGCTCATTTCACTGAGATTCGTGCGCTGGCGTTTGATCTCGATGGCACGCTGGTGGATAGCGCGCCAGGTCTTGCTGATGCGATCGACCGCACGCTGAGCGATCTCCGCCTGCCGCAGGCGGGCCTTGAGCGGGTCTCCACCTGGATCGGCAACGGTGCCGATATCATGATGGCCCGCGCGCTGACCTTCGCGCTGGGTCGCGAACCGCAGCCTGAAGAGCAGCGTGATGCGCGGGCGTTGTTTGACCGGCACTACGCCGATACGGTAGAGGCGGGTAGCACGCTGTTTCCACAGGTAAAACAGACGCTGGAGGCATTAAAGGCTTCCGGATTGCCGATGGCGATTGTGACGAACAAGCCGACGCCGTTTGTGGCACCGTTACTGGAATCGCTGGGCATTGCCGATGCGTTTTCGCTGATTATTGGTGGCGACGATGTGCCGGTTAAAAAACCGCACCCTGCAGCGATCTTTATGGTGCTGGGCACCTTCGGCGTATTGCAGAATGAGTTGCTGTTTGTTGGCGACTCTCGCAATGATATTCAGGCGGCGCAGGCGGCAGGCGTACCGAATGTGGGTATGACCTTTGGTTATAATTATGGCGAGCCGATTGCGACCAGCCAGCCCGATTTAACCCTCGACTCTTTCGACGAACTTTTGCCCGCTCTGGGGCTGTAA
- the trpS gene encoding tryptophan--tRNA ligase, with product MKPIVFSGAQPSGELTIGNYMGALRQWVQMQDDFHCIYCIVDLHAITVRQDPAALRKATLDTLALYLACGIDPEKSTIFVQSHVPEHTQLSWILNCYAYFGELSRMTQFKDKSARYEENINAGLFDYPVLMAADILLYQTNQVPVGEDQKQHLELSRDIAHRFNAIYGDIFRVPEPFIPKSGARVMSLLEPTKKMSKSDDNRNNVIGLLEDPKAVVKKIKRAVTDSEEPPVVRYDIKEKAGVSNLLDILSGVTGKTIAELEQEFEGKMYGHLKGAVADAVSGMLSELQERYHRFRNDEALLEQVMRDGAAKARAQAQETLKKVYQAVGFVAMP from the coding sequence ATGAAACCCATCGTTTTCAGCGGCGCACAGCCGTCCGGCGAACTGACCATTGGCAACTATATGGGAGCGCTGCGTCAGTGGGTGCAGATGCAGGATGATTTTCACTGCATTTACTGCATCGTTGATCTGCACGCAATCACCGTGCGTCAGGATCCTGCAGCACTGCGCAAAGCGACGCTGGACACGCTGGCGCTTTATCTGGCCTGTGGTATCGACCCGGAAAAAAGCACCATCTTTGTTCAGTCGCATGTGCCAGAACACACGCAGCTGAGCTGGATCCTGAACTGCTACGCCTACTTCGGTGAACTGAGCCGCATGACGCAGTTCAAAGATAAATCAGCGCGTTACGAAGAGAACATCAACGCTGGTCTGTTCGATTATCCGGTGCTGATGGCGGCGGACATTCTGCTTTATCAGACCAATCAGGTGCCGGTGGGTGAAGATCAGAAGCAGCATCTGGAGCTGAGCCGCGATATCGCACATCGCTTCAATGCGATCTATGGCGACATATTCAGAGTGCCAGAGCCGTTCATTCCGAAATCGGGTGCACGCGTCATGTCGCTGCTGGAACCGACCAAAAAAATGTCCAAGTCCGACGATAACCGTAATAACGTTATCGGCCTGCTGGAAGATCCGAAAGCGGTCGTGAAGAAGATCAAACGCGCTGTGACTGATTCTGAAGAGCCGCCAGTGGTGCGCTACGACATCAAAGAGAAAGCGGGCGTGTCTAACCTGCTGGATATTCTGTCAGGCGTGACCGGTAAAACCATTGCTGAGCTGGAGCAGGAGTTCGAAGGCAAAATGTATGGTCATCTGAAAGGTGCGGTAGCCGATGCTGTGTCGGGCATGCTCTCTGAGCTTCAGGAGCGTTATCATCGCTTCCGCAACGATGAAGCCCTGCTGGAGCAGGTAATGCGTGATGGCGCGGCCAAAGCACGCGCACAGGCGCAGGAAACGCTGAAGAAGGTTTATCAGGCGGTAGGCTTTGTCGCGATGCCATAA
- a CDS encoding cytosine deaminase — protein MLSPKWINNVRLPWREGLWQIEIADGKIARISAQPQQPSPADQSLDGEGGLACAPFIEPHIHLDTTQTAGEPAWNQSGTLFEGIERWAERKALLSHEDVKQRALQTLKWQIANGIQFVRTHVDVSDPSLTALKAMLELKAEMAPWITLQIVAFPQEGILSYPNGEALLEEALRLGADVVGAIPHYEFTREYGVESLHKTFALANRYDRLIDVHCDEIDDEQSRFVETVAALAHRDGNGARVTASHTTAMHSYNGAYASRLFRLLKLSGINFVANPLVNIHLQGRFDTYPKRRGITRVKEMLEAEINVCFGHDDVFDPWYPLGTANMLQVLHMGLHVCQLMGYEQIDAGLDLITHNSAKTMQLSGYGIQSGNEASLIILPAESGFDAVRRQVPVRYSVRRGVVLAETKPAESEIYWRERERIDFRR, from the coding sequence ATGTTGTCACCCAAGTGGATCAATAACGTGCGTTTACCCTGGCGGGAAGGATTGTGGCAAATCGAAATCGCCGACGGAAAAATTGCCCGCATTTCAGCTCAGCCGCAGCAGCCTTCACCCGCGGATCAATCACTGGACGGTGAGGGCGGCTTAGCCTGCGCGCCCTTTATTGAGCCTCATATTCATCTGGATACCACCCAGACGGCGGGTGAACCGGCATGGAATCAGTCCGGGACGCTGTTTGAAGGAATCGAGCGCTGGGCCGAACGCAAGGCGCTGCTCAGCCACGAAGATGTTAAACAGCGGGCGTTGCAGACGCTGAAGTGGCAGATCGCCAACGGTATCCAGTTTGTCCGCACTCACGTTGACGTGTCCGATCCGTCACTGACGGCGCTGAAAGCGATGCTGGAGCTGAAAGCGGAGATGGCCCCATGGATCACCCTTCAGATTGTCGCGTTTCCTCAGGAGGGCATTCTCTCTTATCCCAACGGCGAAGCATTGCTGGAAGAGGCGTTACGGCTGGGCGCGGATGTGGTCGGCGCCATTCCGCACTACGAATTCACCCGCGAATATGGCGTCGAGTCGCTGCATAAAACCTTTGCGCTGGCTAACCGCTACGACCGGCTGATCGATGTTCACTGCGATGAGATTGATGATGAACAGTCGCGCTTTGTGGAAACCGTGGCGGCGCTGGCACATCGCGATGGCAACGGCGCACGTGTGACGGCCAGTCATACCACCGCAATGCACTCTTACAATGGCGCGTACGCCTCACGGCTGTTCCGGCTGCTTAAACTGTCGGGCATTAACTTTGTTGCCAATCCGCTGGTCAATATTCATCTGCAGGGTCGCTTTGACACCTATCCTAAGCGGCGCGGCATTACGCGGGTGAAAGAGATGCTGGAGGCAGAGATTAACGTCTGCTTCGGCCACGACGATGTGTTTGATCCCTGGTATCCGCTGGGCACCGCCAATATGCTTCAGGTGTTGCATATGGGCTTACATGTCTGTCAGCTGATGGGCTATGAGCAGATTGATGCGGGTCTGGATCTGATTACGCATAACAGCGCGAAGACGATGCAGCTGTCAGGCTATGGCATTCAGAGCGGCAACGAGGCCAGCCTGATCATTCTGCCAGCGGAAAGCGGTTTTGATGCGGTCAGAAGGCAGGTGCCAGTGCGCTATTCCGTGCGTCGTGGTGTCGTGTTGGCAGAGACAAAGCCCGCAGAAAGCGAGATTTACTGGCGGGAACGGGAGCGCATCGACTTCCGGCGGTAG